The sequence ACATCTGGCATGTGTTGGGGAACTCAGACTCTCTAAAAATTTAGTCCGGGGAGAATTGAAATCCTGCAACCTTGGTTGGCAAAGGCCCCGCTTCAGAAATGCCCTGCCGCAATGCCCTGTTGAACATGTCCTGCCGCATGCCCTGCTGAATATGCATAAGCGATCGCGACTGGAATCTATCCCTGCCAAGACCAGCACAACATGACCTATAGATACAGCCTACAGACTGATACAGCCTGGAAAACGGCAGAAGGATTCCACCCATACTACAAGATGAAGTCGATGACTTGCGATGCCATCACGTTCAATGACACTTAACCCATAACACTTAACCCATAACACTTAACCCATGACGACTTAGCGAACGCCCCTTAACCAACCACCACTCATCAACGCTAGTCAGCCGATATTTCGGTGCAATTGTGATCATTTACTTGACATTCGTGTAGTACACATACTACAAATAAATCAGTTCAACCTTTTGTCAGCTCTCTTGTCAAGTTCTTTTATCAGGTTCTCGTCAGGCTCTTTTATCAGTTTTTGTTCGTCCCTGAGAGGCTCCCGGATTATGCCCTACGAAAAGCTCAATTTATCGACTCGATCGCCCATTCTGTCCTGGGCTAACCATGATTTAGGTTACGAAGAAATTCAAATGGCGAAGAACGTCGCTTCCTTGCCGTTTATTTTCAAACATGTTTCGTTGATGCCCGATGTGCACCTCGGAAAAGGTGCTTTGGTCGGCTCAGTGATTGCCACCAAAGATGCCATTATTCCCGCCGCGATCGGGGTGGATATTGGCTGTGGCATGTGCGCCATTAAAACGCCCTACACAGCGGATCAGTTAGAGGGCAAACTCAAGAAAATTCGCCAGGACATCGAAGCTCTGATTCCGGTGGGTTTTGATGAAAATAAAGATGTCAATAAAATGGTACTGAACTGGCAGGGCTGGAAATCCTTTAAGGATTTGCATCTAGGCGTGCAGCATTTAGATGGCAAAGCCCTCAAACAAATGGGCTCCCTAGGCGGGGGCAATCATTTTATTGAAGTCTGTGTGGATACTGAAGATTCAGTGTGGTTAATGCTGCACTCCGGTTCCCGCAACATTGGTAACATGTTGGCGAAAAACCATATCCAAACCGGACGGGAATTGGCCAAAATGGCTGGTGAAAAGCTCCCTGACCCGGAATTAGCCTACTTTGTGGAAGGTACCCCAGAATTTGCAGCCTACTGGCGGGATTTGCAATGGGCACAACAGTACGCCCAATTTAATCGCGACGTGATGATGGCGCGGTTTAAGCAAATTATGGAACGCCATTTGGCGGGGGGCAAACCGTTTAAGCCTACCCTCTCGGTGAACTGCCACCATAACTACGCAGAACGGGAAACCCACTACGGCGAAAGGGTCTATGTCACCCGCAAAGGGGCTGTACGGGCTCAGGAAGGGGACTTAGGGATTATTCCCGGTTCCATGGGTGCGAAATCCTATATCGTGCGCGGTAAAGGTTGTGCAGAAAGCTATTGTTCCTGTTCCCACGGGGCGGGACGGTTGCTCTCCCGATCGAAGGCCAAACGCACCTATACCCTAGATGACTTGGTTCAGCAAACCCAAGGGATTGAATGCCGTAAGGATGAAGGCATCATTGATGAAATCCCAGCGGCTTACAAACCGATCGAACAGGTGATGGAAAACCAAAACGATTTGGTGGAAGTGGTTGCAACGCTGAAGCAAGTGGTTTGTGTCAAAGGATAGGAATCATCCAATTTTTCAGCCAGTGAAGGGTCATCCTTCAGCGAGAAACTTCAGAAAGATAATCCAAAAGGGAGGTTATAACCTCCCTTTTTTCTGGAATCCAGTGTTGAGCCTCTCAACAGATCGGAGATCATTCCCTGAGATCACTCCTGGAGATCACTCCTGCTGAATCTGGCTTAACTTACGTGCAGTCTGAGTTCTAACGAATCACGATCGTGATAGTTTTGCTCTGGCGATCGATCGTGAGCGTATCACCCAGCCCGTCACTATTACTGACCTCAGTTTGATTGTTAATTACTGATCCGTGATTGTGGTTAACAGGATTTGCTGTTCCAGCTCCTGCTTGACCACCCCGAATCACCTGACCATTTATCTTGCTACCATTTGCCTCATTCATTGGCGTTTGATTAGGCTGAACATTCATGGCTGTCCGCGCAGAACCCGGTCGCCAGAATGTGTATGACCAGTTAATTGACCAGCGATAACTCCAGCCTTGGCTGGCTGAACCATTAGCCTTGAGTAACAGCGTGTTGAATTTGACATCTTGATTGGTCATCGGATCGAGCATATTGCCGGGATTGGGGCGATACTCGAAGCGATCGATTTCCGTTGACCAATCATCCGTGTGGGATGTCAGCGTTACCGCATCCAATCGCACCGTATTTAAACTGGGATTGAATATCCTGAAACTAACTCGCATAAAGCACTCCTGCCCCGAGCCAATAAATTCTGGCTGGGCATTGAGTTCAAACCAGATGGGACGCATCATTTCCAAGGCTTTCAGACAGTTAATGCGGCCATAGCCATATTCTGGATCACGGCCTGCGGTGCCCAGTTCGTTGGCACTAAGGTGAATAATATCTTCCACTTCCCACGATCGCAGATTGGGATCAGCGGAGAGCATGAGGCCCATCAACCCAGCAACGTGGGGTGTGGCGGAGGAAGTGCCGTTGAAGTTGGGAATGTAGTTGGTTCCCGTATACCCTGCGGCTCCGGTGATATCGGTGGTGTAGATGTGCACCCCCGGTGCAACGACATCCACTTCCGGGCCATAGTTAGATCCCCACCAGTTTTCCCCATCCAAGCTGGTTTTACTCTTGCGTTGATCCCACTCGTTGCTGGCTCCCACCGCGAGCAAACCCGGAATCGTTGGGGACAAATTGGCGGGATAGGCCACCTGATTCAGGTCGGAATTAGCCGTGGCGATCGCGATCGCACAGCCCTTGCCGCCCCGCCCATTGGTTTGCGAATATTGGAACGCGCTAGTAATGGCCGTACTGGGTGCCCCCCCACCCCAGGAGTTGGACAGAACATCCGCACCTCGGTTCACCGCTGTGCGAACACCGTCAGCAATCATGGCGTCACTGGTGACCCAACCGCGCCCGTTGCCATAGGCAATGCGAATCGGCAAAATCTTACAGTTCGGTGCAACCCCCGCTCCGCCGAGACCGTTGTTTGCCTTGGCCGCTACAATCCCTGCGCAGGAGGTTCCATGGCCGTCACGGGGCCGGGGGGAGGGGTTATCACTGCGGGTCACAGCATCATAGCCCGGAAGCTTGTATTCAATATCTTCATGCTGCAAATCGCAGCCTTCATCGATCACCGCGATCGTAATATTGGGGCTCCCCATGGTGATGTTCCAAGCATCCGGGGCTTTAATTTTTTGCAATCCCCATTGGGAACCAAATCCCGGATCGTTAACGGTGGCTTGTACAGTGGGAGTATCGGCACTGGGTGCAGGGGTCGATCGTTTGCCAGGTGCTTTGGGTTGGTTTTTATGGTTACCGGCTTTGGCGGGGGGAGGGGCCATTAAAGAGGCTCCATTCGTCAACCCACGGCTGCTGGGTCGCTGGGTCAGACGCACAAAGTTAGGTTGAGAATATTCGGTGAGTTGACTTTCGTGCAGCGTATTGGCGATCGTAATCGTATCTTCTGGATTTTGCACCCCGACTAAATAGGAATCCGGTTCAGGATAATCGGTTTGTAAAACGGTGATGTGATTATCGCGGAAGAGGCGATCGCGATCGGCGGGGGCAATTCCAGGTTTGAATTTCACCAGAATTTCGCCCACAAGAACTAACCCTTCTTCGGTACCCGCATTCGCAACTTCATAGACCGATGGCCCGAGGGTCATTTCCGGTTGAGCCGTGACGAAGGAGGCAATGTTATGGGCACTGGCAAAGGCGGGGGAGGCGCTCCGTCCTTCATTCACCCGAATAATCGCCAAGTTATATTGGGGTAATTCAAAAACTTCGCTTGTAGGATCGTTTTCAACTAAATTGCTAGCTAGCTGATGCACATCCGCCGATGCATTCATGGAGCTCGCCCGATCGGGCCGCACAGCAATAAAGGTTTGGGAAGGGGCGATCGGAATGCGTTGTCCATCGGCATAGTAAAACGTTTGGGGTGCATCGGGAGCTACCTGAGTGGTCATAGCCATAAACTCCTAGATATTAATTACAAAAATACTGGTGACTCATGAGTTGAATTGCTGGGAGCAATTTCTACCTATGATTAATCTAACGTTCAGGATTAATCGAGAACCAATGAAATACGGAATATCGATCGGGGTTAAATTCAACAACTAATAGAACGGCTTGATCAGTAACAGCCATTCTGAATGTCGATCGAATCAATACAGTGTCTCAATCCGATCGCCTCAATCACAAGAGTCCTGAAAAATCGATAGTCCTGAAAAATCGATCCCGAAATATGCAGCAATCTGCATACTTTTTATTTGAGCTATCAATCAGCGAACAATCAAGTCAGACAAAGGTTTCAGACAAAGGTTCCAGACAAAGGTTTCAGACAAAGGCATCAGACAAAGGTTTCAGACAAAAGTGAACGTCACGCCCACATATCCATCGAACGAGAATGATTTAAACCGGAGTGAAGCGTTACGAACACTACCATTCTGATCGATCTTGAGAAAAATGGAACTTACCCGTTTGGGTAATTTAATATTTGCAAGGTTTGAATATTCTTTGAATATTCAATGTCTCAAGCTTCCCATCCAGCAGGCTTTGGGACTATCAACAAACGCCACTACCACAAATGGGTGATCCATTAGCCCCAATGCTGTAGGCTGCACACGAATTCCTTGGCACCAGATCTGATCGCGCCAAGACGGTGATCAAGCAACGGCTCTGACTCAGTAAAGACTGTAGCTCTCACTCAGCAACGACGTTTACCCAAAAGATTTTTACTCAAACAACGTTTACCCGTAGGACTTCGCCAAGCCCGCCATCAACGTCTGCATGCGATCGATCAAGGTTTGTACGTTCGTCGCAACCTGTGGAGACAACCGGCCATTGGCAGGACTGGAGTAGTCTTTCTTAATATGCTCCAGCATGACGTAAATATCGAGGATTTCTGCCTTCATCCGATCGAGACTCAAAATAACCTCGCGCGGCGTGGACTGGGGTTGAATTTGAGCCACTGCCGATTGCAGCGCAGTCATAGACTGTGTTAGCAAGACTTCCACATCCCCCAGGCAGGATGACCTCTCACCACTGGGATAGGCGGGACTGGGCACCAGTTCTAGCGAAATGTGACCCTGTAGTGACTGCTCAAAGGGCTGATGATTAAAATGCGAGAACATAGCTGAATTCCTCTCACGGGGGCTAAGGGGACTGTAAGATGCTCAGGCTAATATCTACGGTTCTGATCAACTCGACTCGGATTTACCTAACGGATTTGCATCACTCCATATTTGATCAATCGATCGAGCCTCTGGGATTTGTCAA comes from Alkalinema sp. FACHB-956 and encodes:
- a CDS encoding RtcB family protein, which translates into the protein MPYEKLNLSTRSPILSWANHDLGYEEIQMAKNVASLPFIFKHVSLMPDVHLGKGALVGSVIATKDAIIPAAIGVDIGCGMCAIKTPYTADQLEGKLKKIRQDIEALIPVGFDENKDVNKMVLNWQGWKSFKDLHLGVQHLDGKALKQMGSLGGGNHFIEVCVDTEDSVWLMLHSGSRNIGNMLAKNHIQTGRELAKMAGEKLPDPELAYFVEGTPEFAAYWRDLQWAQQYAQFNRDVMMARFKQIMERHLAGGKPFKPTLSVNCHHNYAERETHYGERVYVTRKGAVRAQEGDLGIIPGSMGAKSYIVRGKGCAESYCSCSHGAGRLLSRSKAKRTYTLDDLVQQTQGIECRKDEGIIDEIPAAYKPIEQVMENQNDLVEVVATLKQVVCVKG
- a CDS encoding S8 family serine peptidase → MTTQVAPDAPQTFYYADGQRIPIAPSQTFIAVRPDRASSMNASADVHQLASNLVENDPTSEVFELPQYNLAIIRVNEGRSASPAFASAHNIASFVTAQPEMTLGPSVYEVANAGTEEGLVLVGEILVKFKPGIAPADRDRLFRDNHITVLQTDYPEPDSYLVGVQNPEDTITIANTLHESQLTEYSQPNFVRLTQRPSSRGLTNGASLMAPPPAKAGNHKNQPKAPGKRSTPAPSADTPTVQATVNDPGFGSQWGLQKIKAPDAWNITMGSPNITIAVIDEGCDLQHEDIEYKLPGYDAVTRSDNPSPRPRDGHGTSCAGIVAAKANNGLGGAGVAPNCKILPIRIAYGNGRGWVTSDAMIADGVRTAVNRGADVLSNSWGGGAPSTAITSAFQYSQTNGRGGKGCAIAIATANSDLNQVAYPANLSPTIPGLLAVGASNEWDQRKSKTSLDGENWWGSNYGPEVDVVAPGVHIYTTDITGAAGYTGTNYIPNFNGTSSATPHVAGLMGLMLSADPNLRSWEVEDIIHLSANELGTAGRDPEYGYGRINCLKALEMMRPIWFELNAQPEFIGSGQECFMRVSFRIFNPSLNTVRLDAVTLTSHTDDWSTEIDRFEYRPNPGNMLDPMTNQDVKFNTLLLKANGSASQGWSYRWSINWSYTFWRPGSARTAMNVQPNQTPMNEANGSKINGQVIRGGQAGAGTANPVNHNHGSVINNQTEVSNSDGLGDTLTIDRQSKTITIVIR